The Endozoicomonas sp. 4G DNA segment CGTAGATGTTCCACTCATTGGGGGAATATCTTTCAGTAACAATGTCGTCTGTCAGGGTCAGTGCTGACGATACAACCGTGCCGCCGGTTTCCCGGGCATAGAAGAAGTCGTGCTCATTACATTCACGGGCTTCGCTGTGGTGGCGGATAAACACTACTTCAATTTTTTCGTAGTTGCGCTCCAGGAACAGGTAGAGCAGCAGAAAAAAGCGCTTGGCGATGTCCTTGATTTCCCGGGTCATGGAGCCCGATACGTCCATAACGCAGAACATGACCGCCTTGCTGGAAGGCTGCGGCACTTTCACCAGATTGTTGAATTTAAGATCGAATTCATCAATAAAGGGCAGACGCTTAAGCTTTTTGTTCAGCGTCGCAATCTGATCTTTCAGTTCTTTTCTTAACACTTCGTCGTTGGTTTCAGGTCCCACTTCCATTTCACGCAGTTGACGTTTCAGGGCGCGAATTTCTTTTCTTTCTTTACCGGAAAGAGCAATTCGACGGGCGTGGGCGGCCTTCAGGGAGCGCACTACGTTCAACCTGTCAGGAGAGCCCGCAGTCGTATATCCCGCTCTTTTCAGTTTAAAGTCGGTGGAATCCTTGAGTTCTTTGCGAACCAGGTTGGGCAGTTCAAGATCTTCAAACAGGTATTCCAGAAATTCCTCACGGTTAATGGAAAAAATGAAATCGTCTTCACCGGAACCGCTGTTGCTGGCTTCCCCTTCACCGCTGCCTTGTCCACCGCCACCTTGAGGGCGCTGGAAACGATCACCGGTGGTGAATTCTTTGTTGCCTGGATGAACCTGTTCCACCCGGCCACCCCGACCGTGATGAAAAAACGGTTCTGACACATCTTTTTTTGGAATGCTGATGTCGCTGCCGCTGTCAACGTCGGTAATGGAGCGTTGATCGACAGCGTCCTGCACTGCCTCTTTTACCAGACCTTTATAGCGTCTCAGGAAACGCTGACGGTTGACCGTACTTTTCTTTTTCGCATTGAGGCGTCGGTCAATTATTATGCTCATAGGACGCTCTCCTGTCTGATACAACAAGATGAAGAAGCGCCCGCGAAGGCGCCGTGGTGATTGATCATGAACGCTGCCGGTGGCAGCGTAACTCGTGACTTACTGAGACTTGCGAACCCGGATGTACCACTCGGACAGCAGGCGAACCTGTTTCTCTGTGTATCCGTACTCAACCATGCGCTTAACAAAATCTGCATGTTTGCGTTGGTCTTCGTTCGAGCCTTTGGCGTTGAAGGAGATCACTGGCAGCAGATCTTCGGTGTTGGAGAACATCTTTTTCTCGATCACGGCCCGCATTTTCTCGTAGCTCAACCAGCTTGGGTTTTTGCCTTCGTGGTTGGCCCGGGCGCGCAGGACAAAGTTCACCACTTCATTACGGAAGTCTTTCGGGTTAGCGATGCCAGCAGGCTTCTCGATTTTTTCCAGCTCATCGTTCAGGGCACTGCGATCCAGAATGTGTCCGGTATCGGGATCACGGAATTCCTGATCCTGAATCCAGAAATCAGCGTAAGTGATGTAGCGATCAAAGATGTTCTGACCGTAATCGGAGTAGGACTCCAGGTAAGCGGTCTGGATTTCCTTACCCAGGAACTCTACGTATTTGGGGGTCAGGTATTCCTTGATGAAACGCATGTAGCGATCCGTTATCTCATCCGGGAACTGTTGCTGTTCAATCTGCTGTTCCAGAACGTACATCAGGTGCACAGGGTTGGCCGCTACTTCGGTGGAGTCGAAGTTGAAAACCTTGGACAGAATCTTAAACGCAAAACGGGTAGACAATCCGTCCATGCCTTCATCAACACCGGCCAAATCTTTATATTCCTGCAGAGGCTTGGCGTTAGGGTCGGTGTCCTTCAGGTTTTCACCGTTGTAGACCCGCATTTTGGAGAAAATTGAAGAGTTTTCTGGCTCTTTGATACGGGACAGAACGGAGAACTGGGCCAGCATTTTCAGCGTATCCGGGGCGCAGGGCGCATCTTTCAGTGAGCTGTGTTCCAGCAGTTTCTCGTAAATACCCACTTCTTCATTGATGCGTGTGCAGTAAGGAACCTTAACGATGTTGACACGATCAATAAAGGCTTCGTTGGTCTTGTTGTTACGGAAGGTCTGCCACTCGGATTCGTTGGAGTGCGCCAGCAGGATACCCTCAAAAGGAATCGCTCCCATGCCTTCAGTGGAGTTGTAGTTACCTTCCTGAGTTGCAGTCAACAGTGGATGCAGAACCTTCACAGGCGCTTTGAACATCTCCACGAATTCCATTACGCCCTGGTTGGCACGACACAGTGCGCCGGAGAAGCTGTAAGCATCCGGGTCGTCCTGGGAGAATTCTTCCAGCTGACGAATGTCGACTTTACCGACCAGGCTGGAGATGTCCTGATTGTTCTCATCGCCCGGTTCAGTTTTGGCAATAGCTACCTGA contains these protein-coding regions:
- a CDS encoding YeaH/YhbH family protein, which gives rise to MSIIIDRRLNAKKKSTVNRQRFLRRYKGLVKEAVQDAVDQRSITDVDSGSDISIPKKDVSEPFFHHGRGGRVEQVHPGNKEFTTGDRFQRPQGGGGQGSGEGEASNSGSGEDDFIFSINREEFLEYLFEDLELPNLVRKELKDSTDFKLKRAGYTTAGSPDRLNVVRSLKAAHARRIALSGKERKEIRALKRQLREMEVGPETNDEVLRKELKDQIATLNKKLKRLPFIDEFDLKFNNLVKVPQPSSKAVMFCVMDVSGSMTREIKDIAKRFFLLLYLFLERNYEKIEVVFIRHHSEARECNEHDFFYARETGGTVVSSALTLTDDIVTERYSPNEWNIYVAQASDGDNWEADSTKCRNIIVDKLLPLTQYYSYVEITDRHHQNLWHEYKMIEKHHAGHFAMQQIRNAGEIYPVFRKLFEKKEGQNA
- a CDS encoding PrkA family serine protein kinase, with the protein product MSIFSHYQERYESTQQEEMSLQEYLDLCKTDPGAYANAAERMLSAIGEPDIVDTSRDPRLSRIFSNKLIKRYPAFEEFYGMEEAIEQIVSYFKHAAQGLEEKKQILYLLGPVGGGKSSLAERLKALMELKPFYAIKGSPVFESPLGLFNPDEDGKILTEEYGIPGRYLKYIMSPWAVKRLHEFGGDISKFRVVKVYPSRLNQVAIAKTEPGDENNQDISSLVGKVDIRQLEEFSQDDPDAYSFSGALCRANQGVMEFVEMFKAPVKVLHPLLTATQEGNYNSTEGMGAIPFEGILLAHSNESEWQTFRNNKTNEAFIDRVNIVKVPYCTRINEEVGIYEKLLEHSSLKDAPCAPDTLKMLAQFSVLSRIKEPENSSIFSKMRVYNGENLKDTDPNAKPLQEYKDLAGVDEGMDGLSTRFAFKILSKVFNFDSTEVAANPVHLMYVLEQQIEQQQFPDEITDRYMRFIKEYLTPKYVEFLGKEIQTAYLESYSDYGQNIFDRYITYADFWIQDQEFRDPDTGHILDRSALNDELEKIEKPAGIANPKDFRNEVVNFVLRARANHEGKNPSWLSYEKMRAVIEKKMFSNTEDLLPVISFNAKGSNEDQRKHADFVKRMVEYGYTEKQVRLLSEWYIRVRKSQ